ATGAATAGAAAATTTCTACCTAAACGGGCACGTTTATTGACTTTAAATCAGTTTATTTTTGTATTTCAAAAACCAGAGCGTGTTAAAACAATTGGAATCACTTTGTTCAGTCGATCCAATCGATTAGGATATCCTCGTATTGGGTTATCTATCTCAAAAAAATATGTTAAATGTTCTCATGAACGCAATAGAATAAAAAGACATATGCGCGAAACATTTCGTACAAATCAATCTAACCTATTAGATAAAGACTTTGTTCTAACTATTAGTTCAAAAGAGATTATTCAT
This sequence is a window from Blochmannia endosymbiont of Camponotus sp. C-003. Protein-coding genes within it:
- the rnpA gene encoding ribonuclease P protein component — its product is MNRKFLPKRARLLTLNQFIFVFQKPERVKTIGITLFSRSNRLGYPRIGLSISKKYVKCSHERNRIKRHMRETFRTNQSNLLDKDFVLTISSKEIIHCNNKTLIQKLEQLWYHHYLC